The Deltaproteobacteria bacterium genomic sequence TTCGGGCGTCGAGCCGAGCCGGTGCACGGACACGAGCATCGTTGCCCGGCTCGTCGACGTGCGAACCCTGGCGCTCGCTTATTTGATGGAGCTGACCGTCTCGGGCGACGTGAGCTGCCCTCCATGGCACCGAGGTTCGTGCAGCTCGTTCCAATGGCGTGCTCGCACGAACCTTTGTGCATGATGCGCGCGAGCTGTTCGTCCTTGGCCACGCCACGCCCGAGCTCATGGGCGATGGCCTCGGTCATGACGAGCGGGAGCAGATCATCAAGAACGTGGATCGGCGTTCGAGGGCGCGGCGATGCCGCGATTCCGGCTGGAAGGCGAGCTTGAACGCCGCGCGGGCAGTGCCTCTCGCGCCCGCAACTGAGATACTGATTCAAGATGCGCGAGGCGCCACTGAGCCCACACACGACAATCCTGCAGCAGCTCGACGCCATGGGACCCGCCGCCTGGGTTGCGGGTTGTGTACTCATTCTCTCGCTCGCGACACACGGAGCATGGCTCGCGCGCGATGTCGGCAAGCGGCTCGACGCGGCGGCGCTGGGTGTGATGTTGAAGAAGCTCATCGAGGCGGGCAACGCGGAGCGCGCGTTGAAGCTCGCCAAGGCACATGATGGTCCTGCGTGTCGGCTGGCGCGGATTGGAATTGCAGCCCGTCTTCAGGGCGCCAACTTCACAGCGCCGCTCGAGGAGGCGACGCCGCAGCTGTTGGCCGAGGCGCGCGCAGGATTGGTGCCAAGCCTCGCTCTGGGATGCGTGGCGATCGCCCTCGGCGGTTGGCTGCTCATGAATATCGTTTCGGTCGGCGCTCGCTCGGAGCTGCGAACCCTGGCCATCGTGGGGGTGGGCGCGGTGGTCACGCTGCAGATCGTGAACGGTCGTCGTTGGCGGGCATGGCAACGGGAGCTCGATGCCGTGGCCAATGCGGTGTGCGACCTCTGAACGGTCACGAGTGGCCCAGCCTCATCCTCGACAAGCCATGAAGCCAGCACGCGCTGGGCAAGCCTGTCTCAGCGCGTCGGTGGCACGGAGGCCCACGCCTCCACCGACTCCTCCAAGGCCCAGCGCCCGTCTTTCTTGGCGAGGGTGAGAAGCAATCCACGGTGTCCGGAGTCCAGCTGGAGCAGCGCTTCATCCGCCCCAGCGCAGAGCGGAGCGATGGAGAGCTCCAGGCGACCTCGCCGGGCGTGCGAATCGGGATGCGGCGACGGGCTGTGCTTCTCGAACTCCACGGCTCCAATCGTCTGTGACACATCGACCCGATTATCGAGCGGAGGCGCATCACCGGGCCGGCCCTCGGCGGGGGCTTGAACCGGGGTCCAAGAATGGCCCTGCGGACTGCAGAAGCACGGCGAGGGCATGTACGAAACCATGAGCAGGTACCTGCCCGTAGACTCCGCTGCCGCGATCTGGTTCGCCTCCACGAGCGCGATCAGGTCGCCGACCGGGACGCCACCCACGGACAGTTGAGCGGCAGCCGGGTCATCGGGCGAGAGGATGCTCACGCCTGGGGGAATGCCCCGGTGAGCCGTCGAAACGCACCCGAGCAGAAGCGGCGCCAATGCGACGGACAGCAAAGTGGTCGTCCACGGCCTCAATGCGAGCCTCATTGGCGAAGGATACGTCGAAGTCCGGCGGCGAGGGCGACCGTGGTGGCTCCCTGCCACTGGGGACCACCAAGCTTGACCCTGGAGAGGTACTGTTGAGTCCGCCTACTCAGTTGCGGATGAGAAGGCGCCCCGTGGCCGGTTCTCCATCGCCCCGGCCAGGTGCCGCGGCCACCCACACGGCCGTGATATGCCAACGGCACATGGTCATCCCAATTCTGGGCTTCGTGCTGCTCGCCGCGGTGGTGGCATTCGGCGTCATGGGGGCTCGCAGCGGGCGCAACGATCCGGCGGTCCCCTCGTGCCCGACCTGCCAGACCCCATTGGTCAATCGCGGCTTCCTCGGTTGGAACGGAGGAAAGGCCGGCGACTTGAACATGGTGACCACGGGCGTCGCTGCTCCGTCGGAGGCGTTCATCGCCGGGTTGCGCGCTGCCGCGAAGGCTGCGCCCATCGAGAACACGCGTTTGGTCGGCGCACTCAACCTCTTCGAGTGCTCCGCCTGCCATGCACAGTTGCTCGACGAGCGCGGGCGCGGGCTGCGAACCTGCGACACCGAGCAGTGGCGCGCCTTGACGCGGCAAGGCTGAACCTTCGGGCGAATCCGAGACACGCCGACGACGCGGTCTCAGCGGGGAGCGACATGGTCAACGCGACGAGCGTGCCGCTGGCGGAGCGAGTCATCTTTGCGCATACCGTCGAGGGGCTCTTCATCAAGGCCCTCAAGCCCCGCTGGACGCCGCGGCTCCTCGAGCGCCTGCGCGTCGAAGGTGGACTCGATCTCAAGAAGAAGCTCGACCCGGCGATCCCATTCGGCGCCTGGCAGAAGTGCCTGCTGATCGCGGCGGAGGAGCTCCACCCCGAGCTGCCCTGGGAGAAGGGGCTCGACGAGCTGGGCGCGTGCCTCACCTGGGGCTACTTCGACACCGTGCTGGGTTCGGCGCTCGCGGGGGTGCTGCGGCTCATTGGTCCGAATCGCGCGCTCAAGCGCTTCGATCGCAGCCTGCGCAGCGGCAACAACTACGCCGAGAGCCGCCTCACGGAGCTCGCGCCCAACCACTTCGTGATCTGGACCAACGAGGCGGGCTCGTCGCGGCACAACCTCGCCGGCGTGGTGCGGCAGGGGGTCGAGATCGCTGGCGCCCGGAACGTACGGGTGGCCATCACCGCGTTCGACGACGCCTCGACGACCTTCGACATCACCTGGGATCTGTGAGCTTCGGTGGATACGAAGCCCAATCTGCTGAAAATCGCCGGGTTGCCATCGTCAAGCACACGCGTGCGAAACCAGTCCTTGGTTGGAGACGACGTTCATCGGCAACGGGCTCCGGAGAGAGCAATAAAAGATCTGTCGGATTTGCTCGCGTCGGCGATAGGCGTTCTCTGGCGAAGAAGAGCTCGGCGAAGAAATGATCATCAAGTGTCATTGGGATGCTTGATACAATTCGAAAATGGCCGATGAGCAAACCGCGCTGGATCTCGCAATGTTCCGTCGGGACGCGATCCACCGACTGTCATGGGCCGGGAATCCACTGGTCTTCGCCTCGTTCTGGCTGGGCGGCATGTTCTGGCTGGTTTCGATCGCGATGGCCTGGCCATATCTCGCGTACGTGACGACCGGAACGAAGGCACACGGCCAGACGTGGGCCTTCGACCCGACGAAGGAAGGCCCCGGCTCCTTTCACCTCTTCGTTGCCGCATCGGCGGTGTTCGCGTTCGGGATCGCCGTGCGTTTCCTGAGCGGCGCTGCGGGCCGGCGCCGACTCGCCGCGGAGACCGCGTGGGCCGCGAGGCTGCCGTTCCCGGTCGTTGGCTATCCCGCCGTGGTCGGTCGCGAGTGGTTCTGGTACCGGATCCACATCGCCTTCACGAGCCCGTTCGACGCCACCAGCGAAACCTTCGCCGGCCTGATGCGCCGGATCGATCCAGCGATCAAGGTCACCGGCCGCGCTCAGGCGGCGGACCTCGAGATCGAGTACTCGAGGAACCGAACCGAAGCGCAGAACACGCGCGCACTGATCGCCACGGTTCACCGGCTCGTCGACGAGGTGCTCGTCCCGGGACTCGGGGCGAACCCGGTCGCGTCGGTCACGTTCGAGTGAGCGCCCCTACGACTCAGAAGGAGAAGCAGGCGTCATCCGCGGCTCGGCCATCAGCAGCCGGTTCTTCGGCGTGATGCTCGCGGGAATGATCTGTGTCACCACGCGATAGCCCGACGCGCGCAGCCGGGCCGCGCGCGTCACATCGATGGCCAAAGCCTCGTCGAGCCAGCCTCCCAGCTCGCCGACATCGCAGGTGGCCGCGTCGTGGCAACAGGGCAAGACGACCACGCGCGCGCGCACCTCGATCGCCCGCGCGAGGACCACATCGGTCAGCGCACCGCACGCGTGGCACGACACGACCAAATCGTCGGCGGTGACCGCCACCTCGTTCAGCGCAGCCTGCACCCGCGACACCCGTCCAGAGAGCCGCGGCCACGCGACCTCGAGCGCATGCGCCACCGTGTTCGCGCTCGGCGGAAGCACACGATCCACCGCCAACACCGACGGCGACGAATCGTCGAGCAGAAGCATCAACTGCCCCACGAGGCCATGGCCGCACGCGAGGTCGACGACGCGCCCGCCGCGGAACCGACGACGCGTGCGGCGTGCGAACTCCCACGACTCGAACAGCTCCTTGCGCGGCAAGCATCCCGCCTCGCAGAGCACGCGTCCGATGCGATCGAAGAGGGACGCGCTCGGGAAGCGGCCGAGGTCGCGATGGGTGAGGAGCGAGCGGCTCGAGGGATCGAACCGCGCGGCGCCGGTGGCAGGTTCTCGCTTCACGATGCGATCGTTATCTCAAATCCGGGAGTCCAGCCTGGCGAACTCCAAAAGCAGGATTCGCGCAGCGTCGGGCGACAATGGACCCGTGATGTCATGACAGCGGTCGCAAGCGAATCCGTCGACTACACTGCCGCCCATGCCCCGTATCGCCTTCGCAACCTGTGACGCCCAGCCAGACCTCTACGCAGAAGAGCGAGAGCTCTTGCCGCGGCTCGCAAAGCGAGGCGTCGAAGCCCACGCCGTGAGCTGGACGCGCACCGCGGATTGGCGCAGCTACGATCTCGTGGTCATCCGCTCGACCTGGGACTACTTCGAGCGCATCGCCGAGTTCCGGGCGTGGCTGGATTCGCTCGAGAACGCGAACGTGCGGGTCCAGAACCCGTTGAACGTGTTGCGCTGGAACCTCGACAAGCTCTACCTGCTCGACCTCGCCGAGCAAGGCGTGCGCATCGTGCCCACCAAGTTCGTGCGTCCCGGCGAGTCGGCAATCGTCGGAGACGTTCTTGCGAAGTACGGATGGACCGATGCGGTGCTCAAGCCGCTCATCTCCGGTGGCGCGTTTCGCACCTCGCGCTTCACGGCATCTGATGCGGCCGCGCACCAGCCGGAGCTCGACGCGCTCGCCGCGACCTGCGGCGCGATGATCCAACCGTTCCTCCCCGAGATTGGAACCGACGGCGAGTGGTCACTCTTCTTCTTCGGGAGCCAGTTCAGCCATGCGGTGATCAAGCGTCCCGCGGCGGGCGACTACCGCGTGCAACCGCAGTTCGGCGGCCGGGCCGAGCGCGTTCAGGCGCCGCCCGAGTTGATCGCGGAGGCCGCGAAGATCATTCGCCTGGCGCCCGAACCACTCTTGTACGCGCGCGTCGACGGCGTTCGGCGCGGCGATCGTTTCCTGCTCATGGAGCTCGAAGCCATCGAGCCGTATCTGTTCTTCGCGACGGCGCCTGAGGCGATGGACCGCTACGTCGACGTCGTGGTGAGCGCCGCGCATACCCGCCAATGAATCGCGAACACGCGCGTGCGAGCGGAGGACCATCGCATGAGCGAACAGGGGCCCGACGGGCGCACTCGGCTCGAGGTCACCAAGGGCATGCTTCAGCGCGCGAGCACTTCGAGCCAAACACAAATCACGATCGCATCTCCATCGAGTGTGAAGCCGGGCAGGGCGGGCACCACGTGCGTCCGCCAGAAGTGCTCGTGCTGCGTTCGCCAGTCGGCCAGGGAGACGAAACCTTCGCCTTCTGCTTGGGCGAAATCCCAGGTCACGTCGTCGAGGCGGACGCGATCCACTCGAACATTGCGCGTGACCGCGACGGCGATGTCCCGTTCGTCGAGAATGGCCTCCACATCGCCCACGCGAGGCTCGGGACTTCCTTCGGCGAGGTACTCCGCAGCGAGGGAGGCCGTGGCGGTCTTCTCGCCGGAGACGATGAGCTGAACGAGCCTGTCGCGAAGTCCGCCGCGAACGCCGTACTCGCCGAGGCGAATGCCTTCCTGGCGGAGCTGAGCGGCGGTCTTGCCGAGGAGCGATGAGGCGGACATCCACCGACTCTACGCGGGTCGCCCCGAGAGAGGTCGACTCAGGAGCGCTCCACGAGCCCGCGCAGCCTTCCGAGCGCACGTCCTCTACCGAAGGCCGCGAAGCTGTCCGAGTCGTTCCTCGCCAAGCTCGCCGCGGGAGCTTGCCTCGACAACGTCAGGCGCACGTCCCGCCGCTCCGGGGCTTGGTCCTGCGGTCGGCATGTTACCTTCACGGGGTCGCGCAGAGCGGCACACGCGAACATGACGCCTGCTCCACCTGACCATGCCGAGTTCCGGCTCAAGAGTCGGTTGCCGATGGCAGCGGGCGGCCTGCTCGTCTTCAGCGGCTGCAGCGCGTTGTGCTTTGTAACCCGAGGCTCGTTGTTCGACCCCACGATGGCCCTGGTGCTCGGATTCCTCTCCGCGGCGATGACCGTGCCCGCGGCCCTCGCAGTGTTCAACCTGGTCACGCACGAGGGATGGTCGGTGGTGATCGGTGAAGACGCTCTCGAGCTGCCCGGTGCGCCGTTTCGTTCGAGGAAGCGTGACCGGATTGCCTATACCTCCATTCGCTTCCTGGCAGCCTCGCCCGCTCCGCCGCAGGAACCCACGCTGCTCCTCATTCATCTGTCGCCGCCGGCGCCGACTCGATGGGTGAAGCAACGAGACCTCCGCTCCGGCTCGCTGGCCATGCTCGCGCGCGTCCTCGTTGCGCGCGTGAGCGCTGCTTCCGAGGCCCAGGCGATCGGACCCCGGTCAATTCAATGAATTGTGAAGTACGGTCCCGGCGATGAATCTCCTCGCGCTCGCCGACCCGCCGATTGCGGTTGAGCCACTCGCGGCGCAGGTTCGGGCGTCCTCGAACTTCTCGTTCGCGTCGATCTTCTACTTGTATGAAGACGCCAACCCGACCTCGCCTCGCGGAGCCCTGCGGTGTTCGACGCCAACCTCGAGACGCCAGCTGAACTCCACACGTGCTACCCTCTTCGAAATGGGCATGCGAGAGAAGGCCATCCAAGACCTCGGCATTCGACTTTCGATCTTCCTGGCCGCTGCCCTGGCGACGGCCGGTTGCAACCTGGCGCCGAGCCAGGCGAGCTGCGACCTGCGTCCTCAGGAGCCGGTGTGCAACGACCTGCTCACCAACCGAGAGAACCAGCTCGACGCCACGCTCAAGGCGCTCTGCGTCGGCACCTACGCATCCGAGAAGCTCTGCGATCGCACCGGCGCGCTCGGCGGCTGCGAGTGCGACGGCTGCGAGAACGGCAAGGCGATCGAGTGGAAGTTCCCGGACCCGGACGGCGGCATCAACACCGCGGATGACGTGAAGAAGTCTTGCGGGAGTGAGACGTTCGTGAGTCCCTGAAGCCGTCGAGGGCTACGGCTCCCGCTCGGTCACGGTGAACCTCACGACGCCATCCGCGCCCTTGCACCTTCCTCGCCGGTTCACACGACGGGTCGGCTAAGCTCGGCAGATGTCCTTCGTCGCCGAGGTGCAGAAGGTCGTCCAGATTCCGCCGGCCGCGTGCTTCGCCCGGCTGGCCGACTTCCCTTCATGGACCCGTTGGATGCCGGCCTCGTTCCGACCCGTCGATGGCCCCAACCGTCCGCTGGCGCTGGGCGACGCCCTCCGCGTTCACATTCGAGGCGTGCCTGGCAAGACGCGCTTGCACATCGCGACCTTCGAGCCCGGGCGCACGTTGGCCTGGCGCGGCGGCGTCGGGGGCGTGCTTCAGGCGCTTCACGCCTTCCGCTTCGAGCCCGAAGGGCAGGGCACTCGGATCATCTCGTCCGAGCTCTGGTCGGGCGTGCTCGCCCGGGGGCCAATCGCCAAACAGGTGCGCCGTGATGCGGAGCGCGTGGGACATGAGCAGGTCGATGCGTTGATCGGCGACCTTCAGGCCCACCCGACGTAGTGCCGTCGTCGATCTCATCCGCCCAGATTCCGTCTCCGGAGCGTGAGCTCAGCCTGGCAACTTCACGCCGTAACGCAGGAGCAGCGCTTCGGCTGCCGCTCGGTCTCGACTGAGCATCAGCGCGAGCTCCAGGCCATCGGCCATCGGCTTGGCTCCGGCGGCGAGCAGCAACTCCATTAACTCGGAGTTGGCCTTCCCGATCGCCACGTGCAGCGCGCAGTCCTTCGTTTTCGACGGTGCATTGGGATCGGCGCCGTGCTCGAGCAGGATCCGCGCAATCTCGACGTTCTCCAGAACAACCACATCAATGAGCGCCGTGTCACCGAACGCGTTCACCGCGTTGACCGCGACCCCCAGCGTGGCCAGCAGGCGCACGGCATCCGCGAATCCCTCGACGGCGAGAAAGTGCAACGCGGTTTCGCTGTGGAGCCAGCGCGCATCGAGGAGGTCAGGACATGACGCCGCCATTCGCCGCGCATTGGCTGGGTCGCGGACCGCAGCATCGATGAAGTCTCCGATTTGCTTTCGGGTCGGTGTCATCAGGGTCGGAGGTGCTGGGCTTGGATGGGGGAGGAGAGAGGCTTCCGCAATTCGCAAGAACCGATGCTTCGCCCGACGAGCTTGGACTGAAGGGCGCCCTGTCGTCACCGCCATCTGTGTCGCTCGCCCATACCTTCGGCGGTGGCCGCCCCGTCGAGCGTGCTGAACCGGCCCGTGTTACGTATCTCCAAGACCCGCACGCGAGTCCGACACCGCGGAGGTGCGGCATGGCCAGGCCCTCTTCCGAGCTCTACCGAGACACGCTCTTCGGAGGAGTGATCGGCGTCGCCGCGGTCGTTGCCATTTGTTGGAAGAGCTCGCCCGGATGGCTCCGCGCGCTGGGTGGGCTCGTCGTGATCGCGGCGATGATCGCACCGGTGCTTCCCTTCTTGGCGCTCGTGCCCTGGCATTGGATCGCCAAGCACCGCGGATTGATCTCGCGAAGTCGAACGCCATGGAGCGTGACATTCGCGGAGGGTGTGGTTCAGCTCCAGAGCGGGACGAGAGCCTGGAGCATCCCGCTCGAGCGGGTTCAGCGCGCGCGGCTCGCACGGAATGACAACTGGACGGAATCGACGATGCTCGAAGACGCGCTCGGATTGATGGGAGCGAACGGCGGCGAGCTGGTGCGGCTTCCCTCATCGGCGAAAGGGTTTGAGCAGCTGCTCGCGGCGCTCAGGGCACGCGGCGTCGCCGTCGAGGAGGTGCTGGTGAGCGCGCCGGTGGTGCTTGATTAGTGAGAGAATTATTGCTGCGTCTGCCGGAGCGTTATCCAGATCTTTGGACGTCCTCGACACGTCAGCAACGCACGGATCGGTTTGCGGGTACTCACTGCTGGCTCGAGCCACCGTCGACCACCTCGTCGAACATCCAGAGCTCTCCCCGTAGGTAGGACACCCGGGCAGCATGCGCGAGCGTTCCCGGCGCATTTCCGAACGTCCTCCCGGAGGCATGAGACTTCCGGCCGAGCTTCTCGGACCGCCCCTGGAAGCTCGGAGCTTCGTTTGGCGGATCTCGATCTCCCGGCAGAGGTTCGGCCTTCCGCCAGCCAGCTCGAGAGCTCCAGTGGATCGTCCAATCGTTCCTTGCCAGGCATTTCAGTTCGCTGGTTCGGCTTCCGTCGCAGCGGCTGCTAACTGGCAAATCAATAGCGAGCCTCGTTTGACACTATCGCTTCTCCCTCTGCTGTCCCTCTTGCTTCAACGTCCGCGCCCGGCGAGGCCAACCCAGGGGGAAGGCATGGCAAAGAAGAAGGGCGTGAGCGCAGTTAAGGAGTTGCTGGCCGCGAGTCGGAAGAGCGGTGTCCCCACGTCTCACGCGGCCGACGACGGTGCGGGCTCGCTGCCCACCACCCACGACGTCTCGTTCCTGGAGAAGACGGCGCTCCCCGCGCCCATCTCGGATCGGGTCTTCCACACGGTCCCCGGCGCCTTCACGCCGCGGGTGACCAAGGTTCTTCGCAAAGAGGACGCCAAGGCCTTCTTCGGCAGCCGGCTCAAGCCGGAGAAGATCGTGGACGACGTGACCCTGGCCACGAACGCGGAGAGCGTGGCCGCGCGCATGACGCACGGGGCGTCGATCGCCCAGCAGATCGCGGCGCCGGCCGAGCTGCGGTTGGTGGAGCAGCTCCAGCTCATCGTGGACAACGCCGCCGACTTCCTGGCGCAGTTTCCCCAGTACCAGGACGACCTAGAGCCCGCGCTGACCTGGTGGACGAGCACGTTCCCCGGCGGCGGGCCGCGGCAGAAGCCCGCGAATGGAACGACGTCACCCTCGACGCCTTCGGGAACGAAGCCGACGGTGGTCCCGACGCCTCCGCCGACGGGTTCGACGCCGTAGTGTTGAAGTGGGGCAGGGCGCAGGCCCTGTCCTTCTTTCATCCCGTTCCCCACGTGAGGTGGGCTGCGAAGCGTCCCGTGGGGGAAGGGTCGGGCCGTGGGGGCATGGGCCGAAGCAGAGCGCTAGACTTCGCCCATGCCTTCGTCCGGCTCAAAGTCGACGCTCTGGATTGTCCTCGGCGGCATCGTGGCCGTCGTGGGGTTGTGGATTTACGTCGTCATGAACGACAACATGGAATCGTGGTCCGCCCGGAATCCGGTGAGTGTCCATGCGCTCGGCGGGCCGGAGCCGCTGCCGTCGGGACTGAAGGCGGTGCCCGCGAAGTCTTCTCACGCTCCAGACTTCCCAGCGCGCATGGTGGGGCACAGCGACGACGCACCTCTGCCGCGCATCGATAATGGACAGGTCGCTTCGGGGGGCAACGGGACGGGCGGTGGCAGGGCGGAGATGACCGCGCATGGCCGCGTCGGCGAACCGCCTCCCAATCGCGAGCAGGACACGCCCGAGGAGCGCGCCGCGCTCGACAAGAGCGACATCCAGAGTGTGATTCGCGATCTCAAGCCTCAATTCATTGATTGTTATCAACAAGGCCTCAACCAGAAGCCCGACCTCGCCGGCAAGGTCACCAACGGCTTCACGCTCAAGCGCGACGTGATCATGGGCTCGGTTCCAGATGACGGAAGCATCGAGGACAGCACGCTCGGCGCGCCGCTGGTCGAAGCGTGCATTCTCGACAAGCTCCGCAACGCGAAGTTTCCCGAGATGAAGGGGAAGGGCACGGTGAGCGTGAGATACCCGCTCATGTTCGCGAACGACGCGGACGCCGGAGCGCCA encodes the following:
- a CDS encoding DUF2378 family protein, encoding MVNATSVPLAERVIFAHTVEGLFIKALKPRWTPRLLERLRVEGGLDLKKKLDPAIPFGAWQKCLLIAAEELHPELPWEKGLDELGACLTWGYFDTVLGSALAGVLRLIGPNRALKRFDRSLRSGNNYAESRLTELAPNHFVIWTNEAGSSRHNLAGVVRQGVEIAGARNVRVAITAFDDASTTFDITWDL
- a CDS encoding methyltransferase; protein product: MKREPATGAARFDPSSRSLLTHRDLGRFPSASLFDRIGRVLCEAGCLPRKELFESWEFARRTRRRFRGGRVVDLACGHGLVGQLMLLLDDSSPSVLAVDRVLPPSANTVAHALEVAWPRLSGRVSRVQAALNEVAVTADDLVVSCHACGALTDVVLARAIEVRARVVVLPCCHDAATCDVGELGGWLDEALAIDVTRAARLRASGYRVVTQIIPASITPKNRLLMAEPRMTPASPSES
- a CDS encoding ASCH domain-containing protein, translating into MSASSLLGKTAAQLRQEGIRLGEYGVRGGLRDRLVQLIVSGEKTATASLAAEYLAEGSPEPRVGDVEAILDERDIAVAVTRNVRVDRVRLDDVTWDFAQAEGEGFVSLADWRTQHEHFWRTHVVPALPGFTLDGDAIVICVWLEVLAR
- a CDS encoding SRPBCC family protein; translated protein: MSFVAEVQKVVQIPPAACFARLADFPSWTRWMPASFRPVDGPNRPLALGDALRVHIRGVPGKTRLHIATFEPGRTLAWRGGVGGVLQALHAFRFEPEGQGTRIISSELWSGVLARGPIAKQVRRDAERVGHEQVDALIGDLQAHPT
- a CDS encoding ankyrin repeat domain-containing protein, with the protein product MTPTRKQIGDFIDAAVRDPANARRMAASCPDLLDARWLHSETALHFLAVEGFADAVRLLATLGVAVNAVNAFGDTALIDVVVLENVEIARILLEHGADPNAPSKTKDCALHVAIGKANSELMELLLAAGAKPMADGLELALMLSRDRAAAEALLLRYGVKLPG
- a CDS encoding AgmX/PglI C-terminal domain-containing protein, which translates into the protein MPSSGSKSTLWIVLGGIVAVVGLWIYVVMNDNMESWSARNPVSVHALGGPEPLPSGLKAVPAKSSHAPDFPARMVGHSDDAPLPRIDNGQVASGGNGTGGGRAEMTAHGRVGEPPPNREQDTPEERAALDKSDIQSVIRDLKPQFIDCYQQGLNQKPDLAGKVTNGFTLKRDVIMGSVPDDGSIEDSTLGAPLVEACILDKLRNAKFPEMKGKGTVSVRYPLMFANDADAGAPPTPP